One part of the Candidatus Hinthialibacter antarcticus genome encodes these proteins:
- a CDS encoding PP2C family protein-serine/threonine phosphatase, which produces MAKDMPKIGARRFGDLGSPDREHKRLVELQQHFLPQSFPEIEGIEWAARYHPSKLVGGDYYDVFPMQNSCYGVVMADISGHGYSAAIVMSMTQFAVKEFAPACASPSEALKIINDKLQKHMLPHHFVTMFFGMLNPEKKTLTYSSAGHIPMLHFQSSSNCARSLDIQPSYPLCTFPVGEYPEARCQLDKGDGCLFFTDGVLDAPNVSDVFYGEHQLLQTLEAFSGSSAQHVVDAVYASVEEHRGNADRLDDFTLLSMRIQ; this is translated from the coding sequence TGGCGATTTAGGAAGCCCTGATCGCGAACATAAAAGACTGGTAGAACTGCAGCAACATTTTTTGCCTCAATCGTTTCCTGAGATTGAAGGAATTGAATGGGCTGCACGTTATCACCCATCCAAATTGGTTGGGGGCGACTACTATGATGTCTTTCCGATGCAAAACTCTTGCTACGGCGTGGTGATGGCAGACATTTCGGGGCATGGATATTCTGCTGCGATTGTTATGTCAATGACCCAGTTCGCCGTCAAAGAGTTTGCGCCTGCTTGCGCTTCTCCTTCAGAGGCGCTGAAGATTATCAATGATAAATTACAGAAACACATGTTGCCTCACCACTTTGTGACGATGTTTTTTGGAATGTTGAATCCTGAGAAGAAGACGTTAACTTATTCGTCTGCCGGGCACATTCCGATGTTGCATTTTCAATCGTCGAGTAACTGCGCGAGAAGTTTAGACATCCAACCCAGTTATCCGTTATGCACGTTCCCCGTAGGCGAATATCCTGAGGCCCGGTGTCAATTAGACAAAGGCGACGGCTGTTTGTTTTTTACGGACGGTGTGTTGGATGCGCCCAATGTGAGCGATGTTTTTTATGGGGAGCATCAGTTGTTGCAAACCTTAGAAGCATTTTCCGGCTCAAGCGCTCAACACGTTGTTGACGCCGTGTACGCTTCGGTAGAAGAGCATCGGGGCAATGCCGACCGGCTTGACGACTTCACGCTTCTTTCCATGCGAATTCAATAA